CGTCCTGATGCTGGAGTCCATCGCCCAGCTGGGCGCCTACGCGGTGCTCAGCGACGAGCGCACGGCCGGCAAGCTCCCGTTGTTCGGCGGCGTCGACAACGCCAGGTTCCGCCGCCAGGTAGGACCCGGCGACACCCTGACGCTCGAAGTCGAGCTCGGCCGCATGTCCAGCAGAGCAGGCAAAGGCCACGGCCGCGCCTTGGTGGGTGAGGAGGTGGCCTGCGAGGCCGACCTCCTGTTCGTCCTGGTGGACGCCCCGAGCTGAGCCGAGCCCGCTCGAAGACCGCTGACCCGGGGTGACGAGCCGACGGCGAGTCCGCTCCGAGGCGCGTGACGCAGCGAGCGGGGCGCCCGCCCCGAACGAGTGTCGGCCGGACGAGGCCGCCAGGGCACGGCCGGAGGGCCGGGGGGTGGCGGCGGAACGGCTTCCGGCGCAGCGAGGGACGAGCGAAGCCGGAAACGGACTCCGCCGACAGGACCCGCCGGCCCGCAGGCCGTGGGGAGTTCAGGCGGAAGGAGGGCCGAACACGAGGCACCCGTTGTGCCCCCCGAACCCGAACGAGTTCGACAGCACCGCCGCCGGCTCCCAGGCGCGGTAGGTGCCGGTGACCACGTCGATGCCGGGGATGTCGGGGTCGATGGTCTGCGTGCCCATCGTCGGGGGGATCAGCCCCCGCTGGATCGAGAGCACCGACGCCACCGCCTCGAGGGCGCCGGCGGCGCCGAGGGAGTGGCCGGTGACGCCCTTGATGGACGTGACGGGCGGGCCGGGAGCGCCGAAGACCTTGGCGATGGCCTCGGCCTCGGCGGCGTCGTTGAGGGGGGTGGACGTGCCGTGGGCGTTGATCTGTCCCACAGCGGACGTCGGCACGCCGGCGTCCGCGAGGGCGAGCTCCATGCATGACACCGCACCGGAGCCGCCGGGGTCCGGGGCGGTGATGTGGTGGGCGTCGGCGGTGCTGGCGCTGCCGAGCACCTCGGCGAGGATGGTGGCGCCCCGGGCCTCGGCCCGGTCCCACTCCTCGAGGAGCAGCACGGCGGCGCCTTCGGCGATGACGAAGCCGTCGCGCTCGGCGTCGAACGGGCACGACCGGCCCGTCGAGGACGTGGCGGTCATGTTGATGAAGCCCTGGATGGCGGTAGGGGTGAGGGCGGCTTCGGCGCTTCCGCCGAGGACGGCCTCGCACCGCCCGGAGGCCACCAACATGGCCGCGTGGGCGATGGAGTGGGTGCCGGCGGCGCAGGCGGTGGTGATGGTCTCGCAGGGGCCGCGCCAGCCGTGGCGCATCGAGACGGACGCGGCGGCGCCGTTCGACATCATCATGGGCACGAGGAAGGGGGAGACCCGGCGGGCCCCCTTCGTGTAGTAGATCTGCACCCCGTTCTCGAGGGTGTTGAGGCCGCCGACGCCGGTGCCGATGATGACGCCCGAGCGGTCGGGGTCGGCACCGAGGTCGCCGGCCTGCTCGAGGGCCATCTGGGCCGCGGCGAGGGCGAACTGCGCGAAGCGGTCGGTGCGACGCGCCTCTTTCGGGTTGTCGAACCAATCCTCGGGGTCGAAGCCGGTGACCTCGCGCCGGTCGGCGGGCTCGACGGGCGTGCCGAGGCCGTCCCAGAACGCGTCGGTGCCGATGCCGCAGGGCGCGACGACGCCCACTCCGGTGACGGCGACGCGCGCCCCTCGCATCGCTAGCCCAGCTTGCCCTTGACCAGGTCGAAGGCCTGGCCGACGGTCTCGATGCCCTCGAGCTCCTCTTCGTCGACGGTGACGTCGAACTCCTCCTCGAGCGCCATCACGAGCTCGACGAGGTCGAGGCTGTCGGCGTCGAGGTCCTCACCGAAGGTGGCCTCGCGGGTGACCTTGTCGGCGTCGACCGAAAGGACCTCCACCGCGCACCGCTTGAACCGTTCGAAATCTGCGTCGTCGCTCACGCTGCTCCACTCCGTGCTGTGTTCGGTCTGGTCGTCGGGGCCAGGGCCCCTATGTTCCCATGCCCATGCCACCGTCGACCGGGATGACGGCGCCGGTGATGTAGGCGGCCTCGTCCGAGGCCAGGAACGCGATGGTCGACGCTACCTCCTCGGTCGTTCCGAAACGCCCGAGGGGGACGACCGCGGTGATGAGCGCCTGGCGCTCCTCGGGCAGTGCGTCGGTCATGTCGGTGGCGATCGGCCCGGGCGCCACGACGTTGACGGTGATGTTCCGGGAGCCGAACTCGCGGGCCATCGAGCGGGCGAGCCCCACGAGGCCCGACTTGGCGGCGGCGTAGTTGGCCTGGCCCGCCGAGCCGAGGTGGGCGACGACCGACGAGAGGAAGATGACCCGACCCCAGCGGGCCCGCATCATCTTGGTCACGGCCCGCTTGGCCACGCGGTAGCTGCCGGCGAGGTTGGTGTCGACGACGGAGGAGAAGTCCTCCTCGCCCATGCGCACGAGGAGGCCGTCGTGGGTGATGCCGGCGTTGGACACGAGGACCTCGACCGGGCCGAGCTCGGCCTCGACGGCGGCGAAGGCGGCCTCCACCTGGTCGGGGTCGGTCACGTCGCAGGGCACGCACAGCAGGTCGCCGGCGTCCTCCGGCGGTGCCGTGCGATAGGTGACGGCGACGCGGTGGCCCTCGGCGGCGAAGGCCCGGGCGGTGGCCAGGCCGATGCCGCGTGACCCGCCGGTGACGAGGACGACGCGGCTCAACGGACGGGTCCGGGGCAGGTCATGGCTGCCACCGTAGAACAGCGCTGCCCCACGCCATCCCGGCCCCCACCCCGGACAGGAGGAGGATCTCGCCGGGATGGACCCGGCCCTCGTCCAGCACGGCGCACAGGGCCAGCGGGATCGACGCCGCCGAGGTGTTGCCGGTGCGCTCGACCATGAGCGCGACCCGCTCGGGAGGGATGCCGAGGCGCTCGGCGGAGGCCTCGATGATGCGGCGGTTGGCCTGGTGGGGGACGAACAGGCCGACGTCGGCCACGGTGAGCCCGGCCCGGTCGAGGGCGGCGGTGGACGACTCGACCAGGGCCCGCACGGCCCGGCGGTACACCTCCCGGCCGTCCATGTGCAGGACGTCGCCGCGGTCCGCCCACAGCAGCGGCGCGGCGGCGCCGTCCCCTCCGAGGTCGTGGCCCAGCAGGGTGTCGGGCCCGTCCGTGGCCTCCAGGACCACGGCGCCGGCCCCGTCGCCGAAGAGGACGGCGGTCTCGCGGTCGTCCCAGTCCACGATGCGGCTCATGGTCTCGGCGCCGATCAACAGGATGCGCCGCAGCCCGGCGGCCATCAGGCCGCGCGCCACGACGAGGCCGTAGACGAAGCCCGAGCAGGCGGCGTTGAGGTCGAAGGCGGCGCAGCGGTCGAGGCCGAGCGCGGCCTGCACCACCGAGGCCGTCGCGGGAGTCTCCTGGTCGGGGGTCAGCGTGGCCACGATCACCGCATCGACGGCGCCGGGCGAGCGGACGAGCGCCTGGCGGCCCGCCGCCACCGCGAGCTCGGTGGTGCTGGACCCCACCCGGCGCTCGGCGATGCCGGTGCGCTCACGGATCCACTCGTCGGAGGTGTCCAGCCAGGTGGCCAGGTCGTCGTTGGTGATGGTCTTGTCCGGCAGCGCCGCCCCCCAGCCGGCGATCCGGACCGTGGTCACCGGTCCCCGTCCACCGACAGCCACGCCACGGGTTGGCTCGGGGTGACCCGCTCGCCCTCGATGGCGAGGAAGCCGGCGAAGCGTCCCCCGAACGCGGAACGGACGGGCTCGCCGCCGACGGTGCCGACCTCGTCGCCCGGAGTGACCGGTTCGCCGAGGTCACGGGCGGGCGAGCGGCGGAAGACCCCGGTGGCGGTCGTCACCACGAGGCGCTCGCCGATGGCGAGGTGCTCGCCGAGGCCCCCCTGGTAGGGGCTGGGCCCCGCCAGCGCCTCCAGGAGCCCGTCGAGGTCCTCCGGGGTGGCGACGGAGCAGGCGCGGGCGGTCGGGGCGCAACGCTTGGCGAGACCGGTGAGCACGGTGCCTGGACCGAGCTCCACCAGTCGGGTCACGCTCTCGTCCAGGAGGGCGGCGACCGACTGCCGCCAGCGCACGGGGCTGCACAGCTGCGCGAGCAGGAGCCCGTCCCACCCGTCGGCGCCGGCGTGGGCGGTGGCGTCGACGTTGGTGACCACGGGCGTGTCGGTGGCCCGCCAGGCGACGTCACCGAGGGCCTTGTCGAGGCGCTCACGGGCGGGCGCCATGAGCGGAGAGTGGAACGCCCCACCGACCTTCAGGGGCATGACCTTCTTCGCGCCGAGCTCACGGGCGATCGCGGCGCCGGCCTCGAGGCCCTCGGGCGTGCCGGCCAGCACCGTGTGGCCCGGGGCGTTGAAGTTGGCGGCCCAGACGTCGCCGGCCCGAGCGCAGGTCACCGCCACCTGGTCCTCGTCGAGGCCGAGGACGGCCGCCATCGATCCTTCCTGGTCGTCGGCGGCGGCCTGCATGGCGTTGCCCCGCTCGACCACGAGGCGCACGCCCTCCTCGAAGCTGACGATCCCGGCGGCGGTGATCGCCGAGTACTCGCCGAGGCTGTGGCCGGCGAGCAGCCGTGGGGAGACCCCCAGGCGCTCGACGGCGTCCAGGGCGACGAGGCTGGCCACGAAGGTGGCGAGCTGGGCGTTGCGGGTCTCCTGGAGCTCGTCGGCCCCCGCCTCGAGGAGGAGGTGGGCGACGTCGCGGCCGGCCACCTCGCTCGCCTCCGCCACGAGTTCCCAGGACGGGTGGTCGACCCACGCGGCCCCGAAGCCCGGGCGCTGGGAGCCCTGGCCGGGGAAGGTGAACGCGATCATCGGGGGTGGGACCGGCGGGCCCGCCGGGTCGTTACATCGGCGCCGACGGGGCGGGGCGCCGGGTCAGGCCGGCCAGCGCACCACGGCACTGGCCCAGGCCATGCCGGCGCCGAAGCCCACGAAGAGCACCACGTCGCCCTCACGGACGCGGCCGCGGTCGAGCGCGTCGGCGAGCGCGAGGGGCACCGACGCCGCCGAGGTGTTGCCGTAGCGCTCGATCACCAGCGACAGGCGGTCACGAGGGATGCCGAGGCCGTCGGCGCCGGCCTCGAGGATGCGGGCGTTCGCCTGATGGGGCACCACGAGCGACACGTCGGCCGTCGAGAGCCCTGCCTGCTCGAGGGAGGCAGAGCACGACCCCACCATCGCCGCCACGGCCTGGGCGAACACGGCGGGGCCGTCCATGCGCAGGTAGCCGCCGAGGTCGGCCCGCAGGATCCCGGCGTCGGCCCCGTTGCTGCCGAGGTCGAACCCGAGAAGGTTGTCCTCGCCGTCGGTCGCCTCGAGGACCACCGCGGCGGCGCCGTCGGCGAAGATGATCGCGGTGCGCCGGGCGTCCCAGTCGGTGATGCGGCTCAGGGTCTCGGCGCCGACGAGGAGGATGCGCCGCAGGCCGGTGGCGAGCAGGCCGCGCGCGGCGACGAGGCCGTAGACGAAGCCGGAACAGGCGGCGTTGAGGTCGAAGGCCCCACAGTGCTGGAGCCCGAGGGCGTCCTGGACGTACGAGGCGGTGGCAGGGGTGGTCTGGTCGGGCGTGATGGTGGCGACGATGACCAGGTCGACCGGGCCGGGGGAGCGCTCCAGGGCACGGCGCCCGGCTTCCACGGCCAGCGCGGTCGTGCTGTCACCGACGCGACGCTGGGCGATGCCGGTGCGTTCGCGGATCCACTCGTCGGAGGTGTCGAGCCACCCGGCGAGATCGTCGTTGGTGACGGTCTTGTCGGGCAGGGCGGTGCCCCACCCGCTGACGCGGAAGCCGGCCACGGTGCCTCGATCTACCGGGCGGGCCTCATGGGCCCTCGCTCCCGGTCGGCGCCGCACCGAAGCGCTGCTCGTTGCTGCGGATCTGCTGTTCGCGCACGAGCGCCACGACGCCCACCAGGACGGCGAGCACCAGGAGTCGTCGGGGCCAGCGTCGCTTTCGGGTCTGCTCGGACATCGAGCACGAGGGTACGCTCCGAGTCCCCTCGAACTCACGCCCGGGTGGAGGAACGGCAGACTCGGTGGATTCAAAATCCACTGTCCGAAAGGACGTGCGGGTTCGAATCCCGCCCCGGGCACCACGCGTAATCGGCCCGGAGCGGGATCCGGTCCGGCTACTGCGGGCCGCCGGCGACCACGTCACCGCCGCGGTTGGCCGCGCAGAACGCCGGCGCCGAGTGCGTGGCGCACGCTTCGGTCACCGTCGGGAACTCGACCTGCACGCGGTCCACGCCGGGCAGGGTGATGAGCAGTCGCTGGAGGGTCCGCTCGAGGCTCTGACGGCCGAGCTCGAACAGCTCGGCGTCCTGACGGGCACCCTCGAGCATCCGCGCCTCGCCGGCGTCGGCCAGCTCCTGCTGCTGGATGGACTGGGAGTCGCCGCCGACCACCTCGGCCCCTCGGCTCAGCAGGCCGGTGGACTCGTCGATGGTGCGGACCGGGCCCGGGTCGACCTCGGCGATGCGGGGCAGGGGCGCCTGGATGCGCACGGTGCCGTCCTCGACGACGAGGTCCGACGTGCGCAGCTCCGAGAGATCGACCCGGAGCTCGACGTTGCCGGGGCCGACCTCGGCCACCTCGTGCTCGCCGGCGAGGGAGGGAGGAACGTCCTGGGAGCCGAGGAGCGGCACCTTGACGGTCACGGTGTTGTCGGCCTCGACGGTCGTGGCGGCGAGGTTGCGCTCGGCGACCACGAGGTCGGCCTGCTCGGTCAGCGCCTGGAGCACGACGGTGGGGTCGGCCTCCACCTCGGTGCGCGAGGTGGCGCCGGCCTGGAGGAACGACGTGTCGATCAGGCCGGCCCGCACGCCGAGCGCTCCGAGCGCCAGGGCGCCGAGCAGGGCGAAGAGGACGAACCAGCGGAGGGGCAGACGCGCACGGCGTCCGCGGCCGCCATCAGCAGCAACGAGGACCACAGGGGACTCCAGTTCAGAAGGGGCCAGTACCCGGGAGGTAGGGGACTGGTGTGACCGCAGCGCTGCGCTGTGCGGCCGACGTAGTCCCAACGACGACGTGCCTGCCCGGGTTCCCGATCCGCCCGGCAGTAGTCTTCGTCAATGGCCAAGTCCCTGGTCGAGCGTCGCCTCATCGAGGTCGGCGACGCCCTGAAGGCCCTCCGGGCCGATCTGCGGGTGGCCGACGAGCAACTGGCCCACCTTGCCGAGGAGGCCGAGGAGTCGCGCCTGCGCTCGCTCGTCTCCGAGACCCCGTTGGCCGAGCGCGAGTACCGCGAGTCCAAGCGTCACGCCGATGCCATGGAGCGGCATCGCCGAGAGGTGAGCGCGGAGATCGTCCGGCTCGAGCAGGCCCAGGACGAGCTCCTGGACCGCCTCATCCTCGAGCACGACTGACTCACAGGTCCGGCGGTCGTGCCCATCCGACGGGGAGGCGGAGGAGGCGTCGGCGCGGGGACTACCCTGCACCACACCCGAGCGAAAGGCCGTTGACGTTGCCCACCCGAGTCGTGATCGCCGAGGACGAGGCCATCATCCGCCTCGACCTCAAGGAGACCCTCGAAGAGGAGGGCTACGACGTCGTGGGAGAGACGGGCCGGGGCGACGAAGCCGTCGACCTGGTCAAGGAGCACGAGCCCGACATCGCCATCCTCGACATCAAGATGCCGGGCCTCGACGGCCTCTCGGCCGCCCGCGAGATCGCCGGCGAGCGCCGTGCCGCGGTGCTGATCCTCACGGCGTTCAGCCAGCGCGACCTCATCGAGCAGGCACGAGACGCCGGCGCCCTGGCCTACCTCGTCAAGCCGTTCCAGCGCAGCGAGCTCATCCCCGCCGTAGAGGTCGCCCTCGGCGTGTTCAAGGAGATGAAGGCGCTCCACGAGCAGACTGCCAACCTCGAGGAGCAGCTCGAGACCCGCAAGATCGTCGATCGGGCCAAGGGTCAGATCATGGACGCCCACGGCCTGAGCGAGCACGAGGCCTTCAGCTTCATCCAGAAGCGGGCCATGCAGGAGCGCCAGACCATGAAGGCCGTGGCCGAGCGGGTCATCGCGGGCCAGCTCGAGCCGGAGCCCAAGCCCACCTCTTGACGCTGCGGAGCGGAGCGGAGCATCTGGCATGAGCGAACCGGACCGGCGCCTGGTGATGCTCATCGACGGGAACTCGCTCACCTACCGCGCCTTCTTCGCGCTCCCCACCGACCTCGCCACCGCGGCGGGCCAGGTCACCAACGCCGTGCTCGGCTTCACCACGATGCTCACGTACCTGCTCCGCGAGCAGAAGCCCGACTCCATCGTCGTGGCCTTCGACCGGCCCGAGCCCACGTTCCGCCATGAGCGCGTCCCCACCTACAAGGGCAATCGGGACGCGGCACCGGACATCCTGCGCCAGCAGATGGGCCTGGTGCGCCAGGTGCTCGACGTGCTGCACATCACCACCGTCGAGGCCCCCGGCTTCGAGGCCGACGACATCATCGCCACGCTGGCCGAGAAGGCCAAGATCGCCGGGCACGAGGTGATGATCGTGACCGGCGACCGCGACGCCTATCAGCTCGTGGAGGACCCCCACGTCCGGGTGCTCTACAACAAGCGCGGGGTGTCCGACTACGCCCTCTACGACGAGGCGGGCATCGAGGAGCGCACCGGCGTCAGCCCCACCGAGTACGTGCAGTACGCGGCGATGCGCGGCGACAACTCCGACAACCTCCCTGGCGTCCCGGGGGTGGGGGAGAAGACCGCGGCCAAGCTCATCAAGAAGTACGGCGGGCTCGACGGCATCTTCGCCCATCTCGACGAGCAGACCCCGAAGCTCCGCGAGAACCTGACCGCCCACGAGGAGCAGGTCCGCCTCAACGCCGAGGTGATGGTGCTCTTGCGGGATCTCGACATCGAGGTCGACTTCTCCACGGCCGTGATCGACGACGTCGACCCTGACGAGGTGCGCCAGCTCTTCGACTTCCTCGAGTTCCGGGGCAAGTTCGAGCTCCTCGACGAGGCGCTCGGCGGCCGCCTGGGCAGTGGCGGCGGCGACGGCAGCCGATCATCGGGTGCCGAGGTGCTCGAGGCCGAGGTCACCGAGGCCACCACCTCCGCCGAGGCGGCGGGCCTGCTCGCCCGGTTGGCCGACGGGTCGGGACCGCTCGTCGTGGCCCCGGCCTGGACGGGCGACGAGGGCCGCTCGTCGTTCGCCGGCCTGGCCATGGTCGTCGACGGCACGGCCGCAGAGGTGGGCTGGCTCCGGGACACGGTGCTGGCCACGGACGAGGTCCGGGAGGCCCTCGGCACCCTGCTCGGCCCCGGCGGCCGCCCCCTCGCCGCCCACGGCGCCAAGGCGCTGATGCGCCGGCTGGGTGAAGACGGAGTCGACGTCGCCGTCCTGGCGGTCGACACGATGCTGGCGGCCTACCTCCTCGATCCGGCCGAGGCCCGCTACCTGTTGGGCGACCTCCTGCTGCGCTACGCCAACCTCGAGCTGCCCGACGAGTCGTCGGCCGCCGAGGGCCAGCTCGACCTCGACGGTGGCTCGGTGCCGC
This region of Acidimicrobiales bacterium genomic DNA includes:
- a CDS encoding beta-ketoacyl-[acyl-carrier-protein] synthase family protein, with translation MRGARVAVTGVGVVAPCGIGTDAFWDGLGTPVEPADRREVTGFDPEDWFDNPKEARRTDRFAQFALAAAQMALEQAGDLGADPDRSGVIIGTGVGGLNTLENGVQIYYTKGARRVSPFLVPMMMSNGAAASVSMRHGWRGPCETITTACAAGTHSIAHAAMLVASGRCEAVLGGSAEAALTPTAIQGFINMTATSSTGRSCPFDAERDGFVIAEGAAVLLLEEWDRAEARGATILAEVLGSASTADAHHITAPDPGGSGAVSCMELALADAGVPTSAVGQINAHGTSTPLNDAAEAEAIAKVFGAPGPPVTSIKGVTGHSLGAAGALEAVASVLSIQRGLIPPTMGTQTIDPDIPGIDVVTGTYRAWEPAAVLSNSFGFGGHNGCLVFGPPSA
- a CDS encoding ketoacyl-ACP synthase III, giving the protein MTTVRIAGWGAALPDKTITNDDLATWLDTSDEWIRERTGIAERRVGSSTTELAVAAGRQALVRSPGAVDAVIVATLTPDQETPATASVVQAALGLDRCAAFDLNAACSGFVYGLVVARGLMAAGLRRILLIGAETMSRIVDWDDRETAVLFGDGAGAVVLEATDGPDTLLGHDLGGDGAAAPLLWADRGDVLHMDGREVYRRAVRALVESSTAALDRAGLTVADVGLFVPHQANRRIIEASAERLGIPPERVALMVERTGNTSAASIPLALCAVLDEGRVHPGEILLLSGVGAGMAWGSAVLRWQP
- the fabZ gene encoding 3-hydroxyacyl-ACP dehydratase FabZ; translation: MTPLPPPEAVLPHRAPFLLLDEVTELTADGTARGRWHLTGDEDFFAGHFPGLPTLPGVLMLESIAQLGAYAVLSDERTAGKLPLFGGVDNARFRRQVGPGDTLTLEVELGRMSSRAGKGHGRALVGEEVACEADLLFVLVDAPS
- a CDS encoding DUF4230 domain-containing protein, whose protein sequence is MVLVAADGGRGRRARLPLRWFVLFALLGALALGALGVRAGLIDTSFLQAGATSRTEVEADPTVVLQALTEQADLVVAERNLAATTVEADNTVTVKVPLLGSQDVPPSLAGEHEVAEVGPGNVELRVDLSELRTSDLVVEDGTVRIQAPLPRIAEVDPGPVRTIDESTGLLSRGAEVVGGDSQSIQQQELADAGEARMLEGARQDAELFELGRQSLERTLQRLLITLPGVDRVQVEFPTVTEACATHSAPAFCAANRGGDVVAGGPQ
- a CDS encoding ketoacyl-ACP synthase III → MAGFRVSGWGTALPDKTVTNDDLAGWLDTSDEWIRERTGIAQRRVGDSTTALAVEAGRRALERSPGPVDLVIVATITPDQTTPATASYVQDALGLQHCGAFDLNAACSGFVYGLVAARGLLATGLRRILLVGAETLSRITDWDARRTAIIFADGAAAVVLEATDGEDNLLGFDLGSNGADAGILRADLGGYLRMDGPAVFAQAVAAMVGSCSASLEQAGLSTADVSLVVPHQANARILEAGADGLGIPRDRLSLVIERYGNTSAASVPLALADALDRGRVREGDVVLFVGFGAGMAWASAVVRWPA
- the acpP gene encoding acyl carrier protein, yielding MSDDADFERFKRCAVEVLSVDADKVTREATFGEDLDADSLDLVELVMALEEEFDVTVDEEELEGIETVGQAFDLVKGKLG
- the polA gene encoding DNA polymerase I, with product MSEPDRRLVMLIDGNSLTYRAFFALPTDLATAAGQVTNAVLGFTTMLTYLLREQKPDSIVVAFDRPEPTFRHERVPTYKGNRDAAPDILRQQMGLVRQVLDVLHITTVEAPGFEADDIIATLAEKAKIAGHEVMIVTGDRDAYQLVEDPHVRVLYNKRGVSDYALYDEAGIEERTGVSPTEYVQYAAMRGDNSDNLPGVPGVGEKTAAKLIKKYGGLDGIFAHLDEQTPKLRENLTAHEEQVRLNAEVMVLLRDLDIEVDFSTAVIDDVDPDEVRQLFDFLEFRGKFELLDEALGGRLGSGGGDGSRSSGAEVLEAEVTEATTSAEAAGLLARLADGSGPLVVAPAWTGDEGRSSFAGLAMVVDGTAAEVGWLRDTVLATDEVREALGTLLGPGGRPLAAHGAKALMRRLGEDGVDVAVLAVDTMLAAYLLDPAEARYLLGDLLLRYANLELPDESSAAEGQLDLDGGSVPPSQEAGRRALAVDRLVAPLLEALDVQGLRHLYDDIEVPLVRVLAKMEEVGIAVDRAELESLNAALVTECAALTEQIKEDAGQDFNVNSTLQLREILFDKLGLTPQKKTKTGYSTDAASLEKLVGQHPIIEHLLRYREVEKLRSTYGEGLLAEVADDGRIHATFNQTVARTGRLSSDAPNLHNIPVRTEGGRAFRRAFVPGPGYELLVADYNQIELRCIAHLAEDPGLIAAFESGSDIHNETAARIFSVPNDEVTTEQRSKAKMVSYGLAYGMEAYGLGQRLGIPTEEAAEILDAYFVAFPSVKAYMEATVAEARERGYTETLFGRRRQIPELSSSNFRIRQAGERQAMNAGIQGLAADIFKVALVALDRALEERGAASRLILQVHDEVVLEVPPAERDEMGELTRATLTAAADLRVPLEVNLAFGTTWADAKA
- the fabG gene encoding 3-oxoacyl-ACP reductase FabG, whose protein sequence is MSRVVLVTGGSRGIGLATARAFAAEGHRVAVTYRTAPPEDAGDLLCVPCDVTDPDQVEAAFAAVEAELGPVEVLVSNAGITHDGLLVRMGEEDFSSVVDTNLAGSYRVAKRAVTKMMRARWGRVIFLSSVVAHLGSAGQANYAAAKSGLVGLARSMAREFGSRNITVNVVAPGPIATDMTDALPEERQALITAVVPLGRFGTTEEVASTIAFLASDEAAYITGAVIPVDGGMGMGT
- a CDS encoding response regulator; the encoded protein is MPTRVVIAEDEAIIRLDLKETLEEEGYDVVGETGRGDEAVDLVKEHEPDIAILDIKMPGLDGLSAAREIAGERRAAVLILTAFSQRDLIEQARDAGALAYLVKPFQRSELIPAVEVALGVFKEMKALHEQTANLEEQLETRKIVDRAKGQIMDAHGLSEHEAFSFIQKRAMQERQTMKAVAERVIAGQLEPEPKPTS
- the fabD gene encoding ACP S-malonyltransferase, with amino-acid sequence MIAFTFPGQGSQRPGFGAAWVDHPSWELVAEASEVAGRDVAHLLLEAGADELQETRNAQLATFVASLVALDAVERLGVSPRLLAGHSLGEYSAITAAGIVSFEEGVRLVVERGNAMQAAADDQEGSMAAVLGLDEDQVAVTCARAGDVWAANFNAPGHTVLAGTPEGLEAGAAIARELGAKKVMPLKVGGAFHSPLMAPARERLDKALGDVAWRATDTPVVTNVDATAHAGADGWDGLLLAQLCSPVRWRQSVAALLDESVTRLVELGPGTVLTGLAKRCAPTARACSVATPEDLDGLLEALAGPSPYQGGLGEHLAIGERLVVTTATGVFRRSPARDLGEPVTPGDEVGTVGGEPVRSAFGGRFAGFLAIEGERVTPSQPVAWLSVDGDR